The Clupea harengus chromosome 5, Ch_v2.0.2, whole genome shotgun sequence genomic sequence gatgacacgcaactgtacatctctgctgagccaaatgatgctgcagcaataaactccattactacctgtcttttggcgataaataagtggatgagcaataatttcttaaagttaaatgaggacaaaactgagatcctacaagtcggccctaaaacaaaaagagaaatgctgtttaataatttggggaaattaactcccttgattaaatcggaggttacaagtcttggtgttattttagattcagatttaagcttcaagtcacattaacaaggtgacgaaaacataatttttccaccttaaaaacatagctaaagtcctgccatttataaatcaaaaagatgctgaaaaactgattcatgcctttatttcaagccgtcttgattattgtaatgcaatccttactggcctccaaaaaaaaacaactgagagacttcagctcattcaaaactctgcagctcggctattaaccagaaccaagaggagagagcacattagtccagttttagctgctctgcactggcttccagtaacttttagaattgactttaaggtccttctcctaatatacaaagcccttaatgggctaggaccaagttacattgcaaactccctagtcaaataattgccctcaagaacactgcgatcatcgaatgctggtttattggaggttcccagcaaaagccgtaagaaaatcggggacgcagcatttgtcaattacgccccagtgctatggaacatactgcctatagacatcagggaagccagctcgcttaacatttttttttgcactatatctgagttatgtttctttgatgtctatttttatgtgcatgtaatttctttgtccatattatgtatttgctgtaaagcactttgagctgcattcttttgcatgaaaggtgctatataaataaagttttattattattattattattattattattcattcattcattcattgcaataacacacatcacatctgCTACTGACTCCGGCACAGATTCAAATCATGATCACAAGCTCATCATTCATTCAGatcatttaaataaaacaattaaaacaccTTAATAATAAATGCATACAATGTTAGAGAGAGTGTAATGTCATTATTATTGCTATAACATGCTGTTCTCTATGCAAAAGAGAGATACATGAAGTATTTTTTCATATCAGATCACCCTGATATTAGTAGTGCAAATTCGTTAGtaagaaaaactgaaaatataatGGATACACAAGTACAAGTCTTTATTTCATTAGAATTCATTAACAAAATACATACCCTTAAAGTACCCCCATGACCAATAAAACACCAGTAACTCGGGAATAAGGAAATTAGTTTTAAGCCGTTCTGACATTACAGGGAAGGCTATTCTAGATTTTAGGGTCCAAAATGGCAAAGGAGAAATCACCCTTGGCTTTTAGTCTGAACTCTGGAACAGCCTGCAGACCCTGATGAGTGATCTCACAGGAGTATAGGGGGTGGAGAAGCTCTGATATATAATTTGATGCCACGCCATGGAGTGCTTTATACATAATCCCCCAAACCTTGAAATTCATGCAAAAACATACTGGAAGCTTGAGGAGAGACACTACCATTGGATACATATGCTCAGACCTGTGAGTTCTTTTTAAAAGCCTGGCTGCTGAATTCTCCACCACCTGAAGTTGAGCAAAGCAATGCTGATTTAACCAAGTAAACAGAGCATGACAGTAGTCCCGATGTgtagaaataaaaacataatgttTCTGTCCATTCTTCTTCCATCCCTGTGTAGAGTTCATCATTTTCTATGGGTCTTCATGTGCACGGTTAAAGAGTACTGATACCGTAAGGCTTTCCCACACTCTGGACAGTTGTATGGCCGCTCGCCTGTGTGGATACGCTGGTGTTTCTCTAGTGTACACCGGCGGTGGAAGCTGTTTCCACACAAAGTACAAACAAAAGGCTTGATGTTAGAGTGGAGCATAATGTGCTTGTTCCTGTCATGGATATCGCCGAAGCGTTTCTCACACAGGTGGCAAGCAAACCGCCTTTCCTGTGTGTGCCGGCGCATGTGGCTTCGGAGGCCGGAGGCGCTTGTAAAGGTCTTGTCACACACGCTACAGGGGCATGTCTGCATTTTGGCTGGCTTTCTGGCCGGCTTTTTTTGACCTGTGTGAATCCTTGTGTGGTCTTTTAGCTTGTCGGAGCGAGCAAACGCTTCCCCACAGGTGGGGCAGATAAACGGCTTCTCCCCGGTGTGTATCAGCATGTGAGTCCGCAAACAGCGGGAGTTAGCGTAGATATTACCACAAAGCGAGCAGACGTGCTGGGTCGAGCTTTTTGGTTTGGTCTTTGCTTCACAGGTTTTATTTCTTCTGCCTTTACAAGGTTCTTTCTCACTGTGTTGTCGTTGTTTCACGTGTTTCTTTTGCACTTGGCTTCTATACCTCAGAGGATGGCAAACACGGCCTTCCTGATTTAATCCTTCAGGCTCATTAAGCACCAACACCTCAGAATTGTTGTGGTGATCTTTTGCTTGTGGTGTTGGATACAGCACACTTTCTTCTGAGAATACACCTAGACTGTCTTCTGAGTGTTCTGGAATATCATGGTTGTGTG encodes the following:
- the LOC116220614 gene encoding zinc finger protein 3-like, giving the protein MMKQPHSHSASISSPQPRLVCKGECNITACSDPKAAERIVVPISVKPEPDLDPSFLSLELPSRESEISLDDQKMKFDLLNLKLEIKSEIKSELSTDEPISFEVAETIVDPFKDCLVKPENEQAHNHDIPEHSEDSLGVFSEESVLYPTPQAKDHHNNSEVLVLNEPEGLNQEGRVCHPLRYRSQVQKKHVKQRQHSEKEPCKGRRNKTCEAKTKPKSSTQHVCSLCGNIYANSRCLRTHMLIHTGEKPFICPTCGEAFARSDKLKDHTRIHTGQKKPARKPAKMQTCPCSVCDKTFTSASGLRSHMRRHTQERRFACHLCEKRFGDIHDRNKHIMLHSNIKPFVCTLCGNSFHRRCTLEKHQRIHTGERPYNCPECGKALRYQYSLTVHMKTHRK